In Pasteurella dagmatis, the sequence AGCGAAGTAGTGGTTGAAGAAGTCTCTGATGAGCAAGTTATTCCAGTACCTGAACAAGAAGAAACTCCGGCAGTTGAACTTTCACAAGCTGAAAATGCTCCAATTGTTGATGAGCATGCTATTGGAAAGACTTTGGTTGAAGAAAGTGCGGTCGAAAATGAACAAGAATTAGTTGCCGCACCACAAGAACAAGAAAAACCAAGCGAAGGTGGCTTTTTCAGCCGTTTAGTCAAAGGGTTATTAAAAACTAAGCAAAATATTGGTGTGGGTTTCCGTAGCTTTTTCTTAGGTAAGAAAATTGACGATGAGTTATTTGAAGAATTAGAAGAACAATTGTTAGTAGCGGATTTAGGCGTGCCAACTACAACAAAAATTATCAATAATTTAACGCAACACGCTAGCCGTAAACAGTTACAAGATGCAGAATTATTGTATCAACAATTAAAAGTAGAAATGGCTGAGATTTTAAAACCTGTTGCACAACCGTTATTAATCGACCAAAGCAAAAAGCCTTATGTAATTTTAATGGTGGGCGTGAATGGTGTGGGTAAAACGACAACCATTGGTAAATTAGCTCGCAAGTTCCAAAATGAAGGTAAATCTGTAATGTTAGCAGCGGGCGATACTTTCCGAGCTGCTGCAGTAGAGCAATTACAAGTGTGGGGAGAGCGCAATAATATTCCTGTGGTGGCACAAAGTACGGGTTCAGATTCGGCTTCTGTGATCTTTGATGCAATGCAATCGGCGGCAGCACGTAATGTTGATGTGTTAATTGCAGATACCGCTGGTCGTTTACAGAATAAAAATAACTTAATGGATGAATTGAAAAAAATCGTTCGTGTAATGAAAAAATATGATGAGACTGCACCGCACGAAATTATGCTTACCCTTGATGCGGGAACCGGTCAAAATGCGATTAGTCAGGCGAAATTGTTCCACGAGGCGGTGGGCTTAACGGGAATTAGCTTGACCAAATTAGACGGTACAGCGAAAGGTGGTGTGATTTTTGCGATTGCCGATCAATTCAATTTACCAATTCGCTATATTGGCGTTGGTGAGAAAATTGAGGATTTACGTGAATTTAAAGCAGATGAATTTATTGAGGCACTATTTGTTCACGATGAATAATCGAGTTTTACATTATTAGACGTTGTTGCGCAATGTCTAAGTATTATTCACCATATGATGGTTAAGATAAAAAAATGATTAGATTTTCTAATGTCAGTAAGGCATATCTTGGCGGGAAGCCTGCGTTACAAAATATCAGTTTTCATTTGCCTGTGGGCAGTATGACTTACGTGGTTGGTCATTCTGGTGCAGGGAAAAGTACTCTGTTGAAATTAATTATGGGGATAGAACGTGCAAACGGCGGTCAGATTTGGTTTAACGGTCACGATATTACACGTTTATCTAGTTACGAAATACCATTTTTACGCAGACAAATCGGTATGGTTCATCAAGACTATCGTTTATTAGTGGATCGCTCGATTGTCGATAATGTGGCATTGCCTTTGATTATTGCGGGTATTCACCCAAAAGAGGCTGAAATCCGAGCATTAGCTTCTCTAGATCGTGTTGGTCTGCGTGACCGTGCTAATCATTTGCCAGTACATTTATCTGGTGGTGAGCAACAACGTGTTGATATCGCACGTGCGATTGTGCATAAACCGCAATTATTACTTGCGGATGAGCCAACAGGTAACTTAGATAACACATTGTCGATTGAAATTTTTAGCTTATTTGAAGAATTAAACCAACTCGGAATGACGGTGTTAATTGCCACACACGATTTGAGCATTATTCAGCAAAAGCCAAAACCTTGCTTAGTACTTGAGCAAGGCTATTTACGTTAAGGGGAAAACAGATGACTACTCGCCGTATCGAAGCCCCGTTTTGGGTACAAATACAATATGTGCTACGTGGTGTGTTTACAGATTTAATGAAACGTCGTTTTGGCACGCTGTTGACGATTTTAGTGATCAGTGTTTCGCTTACTATCCCAATGGTGAGCTATTTGCTATGGAAAAACGTTCATCACGCTACAACGCAGTTTTATCCTGAAAGTGAATTAACCATTTATTTGCACAAAAACCTTAGTGAAGAAGATGCTAATGTGGTGGTAGAAAAAATTCGTCAACAAGAAGGTGTGGAGTCGCTTAACTATATTTCACGCCAAGAAAGTTTAAATTCATTTCGCGATTGGTCTGGCTTTGGCAATGAACTGGATATTTTGGACGACAATCCTTTGCCTGCAGTGGTAATGATTAAGCCAACTAAACTTTATAATGAATCGAAGAGACGAGCGGAACTGCGTGCGAATTTAGACAAAATCAAAGGCGTGCAAGAAGTGCGTTTAGATAATGATTGGTTAGAAAAATTGACTGCACTGACTTGGCTGGTGGCACACGTTGCCATTTTCTGTGCGGTATTAATGACCTTAGCGGTGTTTTTAGTGATTGGTAATAGCATTCGTTCTGATGTTTATAGCAATCAAGCAAATATCGCAGTAATGAAATTGCTTGGTGCAACAGACCAGTTTGTCCTCCGCCCATTCTTATATACTGGCATTATTTATGCCGTTTGTGGTGGTTTACTGGCGTGTTTATTAAGCATGTTAGTTATTGGCTATTTCACAAGTGCAGTGAAATATGTGACCGATATTTTCGCAGTGACTTTCGAGCTCAATGGCATCAACTTCGCAGAATTTCTTTTTGTGTTAATCGTATGTGCTGTTGTTGGCTATGTCAGTGCGTGGATCGCTGCCACTCGCCATATCCGTTTACTCGAGAAAAAAAGCTAAAATTAACCGCACTTTTGTTTGGTTTTGAAATAAATAAAAAAGCGACTTAAATCGAGTCGCTTTTTTTGTCTAAAATGCACTTTAGCCTACCTGATGAAAATTGCGTGAGAAATATACTAAAGATTGTGCGTTTTGCTGCGATTCGTTGAGTTGGATTTCATCGAGCTCAATCAGAAAAACAGAATGCGTGCCGACTTCTTGGATATCAATAACATGACCAGTTAGATTGGCGATTGCCTCTTTTAAACGTGGTGGTGCAAGTGAGTCTTGCTCTGGGTGCCAAATGTCCCAAGTAAAACGTTCGTCCATACAGCTTTCGCAAAAGCCTGCAAAGTGTTCTGCTAATTTTGTTTGATTGGCGTTGAGGATATTTACACAAAGATGTTTATTTTTTTCAAATACTTCGTTCATTAAACTTTGCTGATTGATGCATGCAAGGATTGTTGGTGGTGTATCTGTCACTGAGCATACGGCAGTAGCGGTTAATCCACATCTTCCAGCTTTACCATTTGTGGTGATGATATTTACTCCTGCAG encodes:
- the ftsY gene encoding signal recognition particle-docking protein FtsY, whose product is MAADNKKGGFWSWLGLGKKKETQDEAQTQSPETQLTETQSIESSQLETETVVEQVPSAESAVVSNEVSSSALAEHIVETETKSPSIEHQETETVEPVQSLASEVVVEEVSDEQVIPVPEQEETPAVELSQAENAPIVDEHAIGKTLVEESAVENEQELVAAPQEQEKPSEGGFFSRLVKGLLKTKQNIGVGFRSFFLGKKIDDELFEELEEQLLVADLGVPTTTKIINNLTQHASRKQLQDAELLYQQLKVEMAEILKPVAQPLLIDQSKKPYVILMVGVNGVGKTTTIGKLARKFQNEGKSVMLAAGDTFRAAAVEQLQVWGERNNIPVVAQSTGSDSASVIFDAMQSAAARNVDVLIADTAGRLQNKNNLMDELKKIVRVMKKYDETAPHEIMLTLDAGTGQNAISQAKLFHEAVGLTGISLTKLDGTAKGGVIFAIADQFNLPIRYIGVGEKIEDLREFKADEFIEALFVHDE
- the ftsE gene encoding cell division ATP-binding protein FtsE, whose translation is MIRFSNVSKAYLGGKPALQNISFHLPVGSMTYVVGHSGAGKSTLLKLIMGIERANGGQIWFNGHDITRLSSYEIPFLRRQIGMVHQDYRLLVDRSIVDNVALPLIIAGIHPKEAEIRALASLDRVGLRDRANHLPVHLSGGEQQRVDIARAIVHKPQLLLADEPTGNLDNTLSIEIFSLFEELNQLGMTVLIATHDLSIIQQKPKPCLVLEQGYLR
- the ftsX gene encoding permease-like cell division protein FtsX is translated as MTTRRIEAPFWVQIQYVLRGVFTDLMKRRFGTLLTILVISVSLTIPMVSYLLWKNVHHATTQFYPESELTIYLHKNLSEEDANVVVEKIRQQEGVESLNYISRQESLNSFRDWSGFGNELDILDDNPLPAVVMIKPTKLYNESKRRAELRANLDKIKGVQEVRLDNDWLEKLTALTWLVAHVAIFCAVLMTLAVFLVIGNSIRSDVYSNQANIAVMKLLGATDQFVLRPFLYTGIIYAVCGGLLACLLSMLVIGYFTSAVKYVTDIFAVTFELNGINFAEFLFVLIVCAVVGYVSAWIAATRHIRLLEKKS
- the hpaC gene encoding 4-hydroxyphenylacetate 3-monooxygenase, reductase component, giving the protein MLTPIQQHFRDAMAKLAAGVNIITTNGKAGRCGLTATAVCSVTDTPPTILACINQQSLMNEVFEKNKHLCVNILNANQTKLAEHFAGFCESCMDERFTWDIWHPEQDSLAPPRLKEAIANLTGHVIDIQEVGTHSVFLIELDEIQLNESQQNAQSLVYFSRNFHQVG